In Solanum lycopersicum chromosome 5, SLM_r2.1, the following are encoded in one genomic region:
- the LOC104647281 gene encoding uncharacterized protein, giving the protein MVRELRATGIRGVEDITNVGIWSLWLMVLVCLCIISTIIFSCADGVSKEKEATTHTDNYGAGCGAGCGAACGA; this is encoded by the coding sequence ATGGTTAGGGAATTGAGAGCAACAGGAATAAGGGGTGTTGAAGATATAACAAATGTTGGCATTTGGAGTCTCTGGTTGATGGTTTTGGTTTGCTTGTGTATCATTTCAACAATCATTTTCTCTTGTGCAGATGGTGTTTCTAAAGAGAAAGAAGCAACAACTCATACAGATAACTATGGTGCCGGATGTGGTGCAGGTTGTGGCGCTGCCTGTGGCGCCTGA
- the LOC101244770 gene encoding reticulon-like protein B14, with the protein MPIYSSDSDDPHPSHSAPTRRFLAHNNRPMHAILGGGKVADILLWRDKTITGSILIGFTLIWSLFEVMEYNIVTLLCHISMSIMLILFIWSMGAGFVDWSPPDLRAFMISDSTFRWLCRKFNSVLVKFYEISSGKDFRNFFLAITFLWVLSVIGSYFSSLNLLYLGFVCLATLPALYERYHNEVDYIVSQGNQDMKKLYNKFDNEVLNKIPRGPVKQKKKF; encoded by the exons atGCCAATTTATTCTTCTGATTCTGATGATCCACACCCTTCACATTCAGCACCCACTAGAAGATTTTTGGCTCATAATAATAGGCCAATGCATGCAATTCTTGGAGGTGGAAAAG tTGCTGATATATTGTTATGGAGAGACAAGACAATAACAGGATCAATTTTAATTGGATTCACACTAATTTGGTCCCTTTTTGAAGTTATGGAGTATAATATTGTGACTCTTTTGTGTCATATTTCCATGAGCATCATGTTAATTCTCTTCATTTGGTCTATGGGAGCTGGATTTGTTGATTG GAGCCCTCCCGATTTACGAGCGTTTATGATATCTGATTCAACATTTAGATGGTTATGTAGGAAGTTCAACTCTGTGTTGGTGAAATTCTATGAAATTTCATCTGGAAAAGATTTCAGAAATTTTTTCTTG GCAATCACTTTCCTATGGGTATTATCAGTTATTGGAAGTTACTTCAGCTCTCTGAATTTATTATACCTAG GATTTGTTTGCCTAGCAACATTACCAGCTTTATATGAAAGGTATCATAATGAGGTGGATTATATAGTAAGCCAAGGTAACCAAGATATGAAGaaactatataataaatttgataatgAAGTGCTCAATAAGATTCCAAGAGGACCTGtcaagcaaaagaaaaagttttga